In Pedosphaera parvula Ellin514, the sequence GAGAAGACCGATCCATCGGGATTTTTGACTACCACGTTTTGGTTGTCAGAAACCGGGCTGGCCAATTTCAGGTAGAGGCTGTTCTCCAAACGCAGGTCATAACTATTAAGCGCTGCATACAGCGGGCGGCGCTTGAAGCCGACCGATTGTACTGCGACCTGCTTGCCATCCACCGTCACAGTGAACTTTGACGCTGAAGGGACGTTGTTCGCAAAGTTCCACGTCGAAGGTTGCGTCGAGTTGTTGGGTTGGCTATTGATATAGACCAACTCAAGGGCCGTTGGTGATAGGATATGCAAGGTATTATCACCGGCCTTGGGCAAGGCCAGAGTCGTATAATCAACAGTGCTTACCGTTCCCGGGGTATTCGTGATAACAACGGGTGGGTTGGTGCTGCCACCGGTTACGGGCGGGGGAGTGTTGGTGATGGTGCCACCGCCGGAATTGCCGTTGGTGCCGCCGCTGGACGGAGGATTGGTCACCGACAGGGTGGAGGTGCCGCTATAATCCCAGGTCGCCCGGCCACCATAGAGAGTGTAGGTCATGCCGCGCAGGGTGCTGCCTTCCAGGCCGACCTTGCTGGCCGGAACTTCCAGGCGGGCCCACTGACCGGCAGTTGGCAACGCGCCCATGTTTTGGCGGCTGACGGTGCCATCGGTGCCGTTGGCAATCTTGTTGGCACCCCAGTAGGCGCGGTGATTCCAGGTGCCGTCATTCCATTCCAACATCACTTCGCTCGGCACGTTGGCCGGGTCGAGATAGACGTAGGTGAAGAGGTTCTCACCGGAGTTGACGTTGAGGGTCTTGCCAGCCCAGTCGAAGTAGAGCTGGTGCATGGCGCTGTTGACGCTGGATTGAACGGCCTTCGTGCCGGAGAACGGAGCGGGACCGGCGCTGACCCAGTTCCAGGTGTCGCCACCATAGCTGCCGAGAACGGCGCCGGTGGGAGCCGCGTCATCCACCCAGACATTGGCGGCCACGTTGGTGCCGCTGGGAGTGGAGTTGGTGTTGCCACCGGTTACGGGCGGAGGAGTGTTGGTCACAGTGCCACTGCCGGAGTTGCTGCCGCCAGTGTCTACCGGAGGCGTATTAGTTACGGAGACGCTGGATTTGCCAGCATAATCCCAGGTCGCCCGGCCACCATAGAGAGTGTAGGTCATGCCGCGCAGAGTGCTGCCTTCCAGGCCGACCTTGCTGGCCGGAACTTCCAGGCGGGCCCACTGACCGGCAGTCGGCAACGCGCCCATGTTTTGGCGGCTGACGGTGCCATCGGTGCCGTTGGCAATCTTGTTGGCACCCCAGTAGGCGCGGTGATTCCAGGTGCCGTCATTCCATTCCAACATCACTTCGCTCGGCACGTTGGCCGGGTCGAGATAGACGTAGGTGTATAACGATTCACCACTATTCACAGCCAACGTTTTGCCTGCCCAGTCGAAATAAAGCTGGTGCATGGCGCTGTTGACGCTGGACTGAACGGCCTTCGTGCCGGAGAACGGAGCGGGACCGGTGCTGACCCAGTTCCAGGAGTCGCCGCCAGCGCTGCCGAGGACGGCGCCCGTTGGAGCGCTGTCATCGAGCCAAGCTACGGAGTTGGTAACGGAATAAGTATTGGTATTAGTAACGGGCGGGGGAGTGTTGGTGATGGTGCCGCCACCGGAATTGCCGTTGGTGCCGCCGCTGGACGGAGGATTGGTCACCGACAGGGTGGAGGTGCCGCTATAATCCCAGGTCGCCCGGCCCCCATAGAGGGTGTAGGTCATGCCCCGCAGGGTGCTGCCTTCCAGGCCGACCTTGCTGGCCGGAACTTCCAGGCGAGCCCACTGACCGGCAGTTGGCAACGCGCCCATGTTTTGGCGGCTGACGGTGCCATCGGTGCCGTTGGCAATCTTGTTGGCACCCCAGTAGGCGCGGTGATTCCAGGTGCCGTCATTCCATTCCAACATCACTTCGCTCGGCACGTTGGCCGGGTCGAGATAGACGTAGGTGAAGAGGTTCTCACCGGAGTTGACGTTGAGGGTCTTGCCAGCCCAGTCGAAGTAGAGCTGGTGCATGGCGCTGTTGACGCTGGATTGAACGGCCTTCGTGCCGGAGAACGGAGCGGGACCGGCGCTGACCCAGTTCCAGGTGTCGCCACCATAGCTGCCGAGAACGGCGCCGGTGGGAGCCGCGTCATCCACCCAGACATTGGCGGCCACGTTGGTCACGGTGCCGCTGGGAGTGGAGTTGGTGTTGCCACCACCGGTTACTGGCGGAGGAGTGTTGGTCACAGTGCCACTGCCGGAGTTGCTGCCATCGCTACTTCCACCGCCGGTCGATGCATTGCCGACAGCAACGAATGCGCCCTGGCTTGGATTGTAGTAGGTTCCGCTGCCGGAGGTTTCCAGCTTCACTGCGCGAACCATATATATATAACTGCCGGAAGCTGCCGAACTATCAGTATAGGAAGTTCCTGTAACAGGCGAATCAGTCAAACGTGTGAATGGCACGGTCATGCTCGTTGAACGAAATACATGATAGCCCACCACAGAATCGGAGGAGGCCGACCAGCTCAGGCTGACGCCGCTTCCGCTTTGTGAAACATTCAGGTTCGAAACCGGAGTAACTGGATGCAAGCGCAAGGTGGGATCACCCATCAAGGCAATGTGAATATTATTGGCTGCGCTATTGATTGCGGTTTGGTACAAGCCGCCATTAGCGTTGTTCTGGGTCAAGCGTGCGGTATAACCAATCGGCTGACCCAAAGCCATATGATGCATGTACCAATGCGGACGACCGCTCCATGCGGAGGCCAGACCGTACGAAGAGGTGGCAAGGACGCCACGCATAATGTCGTCCTCGGCATCCCAGTCACCTAACCAGCTGCCGAACACGAATGTGAAAACACCTTTGACATCGGCGTTCACGAGATCAGTCGTGGTGCCATCATTGTATTGGCCGGAGTTGCCGATTCCGCCGACGCTGGTCCAGCTGCCAGCGCCACAGCCATAGGCACACAGATAGGCATTGTCCTTAAGCGTGGGGAGCCAGGTTCCCTTATCAGGGAGCGAGGTGATGTTGTTTGCACCGAAGAACGGAGCAAAGCTGCGGTAAGCGCTCGCGGCAAAAGCTTCGCCGTCGCGGATGCCGAAATAATCCCCGACAATGGCACGGCGAGGAACGCTCATTTGGTTGAAGCGGAACTTATGATCCTTGTTCAGGTAATTACGAAGCAGTTCCAGTTCGCTCTTGAACGTGGCAGGTCCGCCCCAGGTAAGGCGACCCGGCATGTTGGCCAAATCAACGCGTCCGACCATCAACTTCACAGTTGCGGGAATGGTGGATTGGTCAAACTTGCCGTCACCCGGAACATTGTGATTTCGGGCATCATCCGCAGAAGTGATATTCACCGAGTTATCCGTCCACGTGCCGGTCATGTCGCCATAATAGACGTCTGCCGGCCATGCGCCCTGGTGATTAGGAATATGTCCGTCAGGAACAATATTGCCAGAGTAGGGCACCGGGATGTGACCGAACAGAAACACGGCCTGAACCTTGGCCGGGTCTGCATTGTAGTCGGACTGAATTACCGACTTGATGCTCGGGACAGAAGCAGTCCGGGAAACATCGTGACGCAGTACCGTCCAGCCGTCGCCGGTGAGGTCTTGTTGCAGGCGAACCAACTCATTGCTCAGGGAGCCGGAAAATGAGTTGTCCACCAGCAGGACAACCTTGCCACGAGACTCGGTCATCGGGGCATTGATGCCTGCATAAATATATCCATAGCCATTGTATGCGGAAGTGTTCTTTACAATTTGATACTCGTAAGCAGAACCGACCGTAACACTGCTATCCACATAACTGGTTGCTGACCCGGGCAGCGTCGACAGGACGCTCCAGGAATTCGCATCAAGTGTTTTGCGGTATACTGTATAGCTATTGGGGGTGATGGTTGTGTCCTGAGGCCAGCTCAGGGTGATCTTTGCAGGTGAGCTCTGCACATTGGCGCTCACTTGCACAGCGTATTCCCAGGTGGCTTCCACAGCACGACTGCTCACGGCAGTCACTGCAAACAGAAGCGCACCCAACAGGGCACTTTTTACTTTTCGCATGCGGCTAGAGTGCCCGAGGGGAAAAAATACGAAATCGGAGGCGAGCGGATTATCCTGTCAGAGTCGGGTGTAGGACGGCGTAGGGTTTGTTCCTACAATAAACTGCGAGCCCCTGTACGCGTGTAGAAAGACCGGGATGCAGGATTGAAGCGTGAGCGGCGAAATAAGCGCGCGGCCAAAGGGAAAAACGAGCCCATGCTGCGCAGGTTAATCCGTATGCGGCAGGAGTTGTCTTGAGGACTTTCTCCTACATCGGCAAATCCACTATTGAGTAAACACCGCAGGACTGCTTGAAGACGGTGTGACGGTAATTCTACTTCCCACTGGAATGAAGACACCGGCTGGCAGAGCGGCGCCATTATTATTCACGGCGCGGATTCCTTCATTAATCGCAACCGAACTCACAAAGGTATCCAAGGCGGCATTCGCAAACCTTCTGATCAGGCGATACGGTGCAAAAGGAACGTAAACAATGTCGTGCGGTTCCAGAGTCACATCCGGCGTTTTGCCGGCCATTACATCATAATAATTCACCAACGCGACTTTTGGCTGGCTCAGTGAACCTCTAATCACCGCCACCTTGTAGAGGTACGCGTCCTTGATTGTGCCGTATGAATTAGCAATGGCCGCGGACATGGTCATACCCTCGGCGTACGGAACCGCGCGGGCCTGCCCGACCGCGCCGATGACATAGACCGTTCGGGCATTGGCTGCTGGAAAATAGATGAAGTCATCAGGCTGAAGGTAAATATTTTGTGTGAGGTCTCCCTTGGTGACGAGTCGTTCAAAATCCACCGGGAGCATATGACCCTGCCGGATGAGAAAGCTGCGCTTTAGATCCGCCGTCTCATCGATTGTATTTGCGACTGAAAGGTCCTTTTGCGCAGCATAACTCACCGTCCCACCAGCCAGGGAAATGCCCTCAAGCAGAGTAGGGGAGTTGGTCATGAAATAAACACCAGGGGTTTGCACGCGTCCCAACATCCAGAAACGCCGGCTTTCCACTCCGCGCAGAGTCAGGGCAACACGGGGCTGATTGCGGTAATATTGGGCCAACTGTTTTTCGAGCAAATCCTTTGTCTCCGGCAGAGTTTTGCCCCAGACATCGAGACCAGGCAGGAGACTGAAATAAATCTTCCCATCCGGACCCACCACCGACAGGGTGCGAGAGGTTGTGTCGTCCATTATTTCGATTTCAACCCGATCGCCCGGCCCCAGGCGGAAAGGTTCGGTCGGTGGTTTCAGCAGGTTGGAGTCGATGGCATTGGTGATGGTTTCGAGTTGGAGCGTCTGTGCACTCTTAAGCTCATAAGGGTTAAAGCGTGGCCCGGGATGCTGACATCCGGTGGCAAACAAGGCCAGAGTCAAACCAATCCAGAGATACGATAGGTGGGATTTCATAATCTCAAAAATCTGGAATGAAGGGAGTGCCGATAAGAGGTCCGATGTTCCTGCCAGCCCATTGTGCCGTCATGGACTGAAGAAAAGCGGTTATGCCCAATTCAAGTAAATCTTCCACTCGTGAGAAGGGGCGGTCCGTCACGTAGATAATGTCCTTGGACTGCAACTGAAAATCCTGTCCTCTGGCATCCAGGATGGCGCGCGTATCAACCACAAAAGCCTGCGGATGATTCAATGAACCCCGGATTACCATCACACGCGACTTGTACGCTTTCTCGGCGAAACCACCTCGTGCCGACAAGGCGCCGATCACCGTCATGTCTGAAGTGTAGGGGACCACTCCAGGGAGACGGACCTCGCCTAGAACATAAACTTCCTGCAGAATGGCCGAGGGGAAGAAGATGTAATCATCGGGCTCAATTGGAATATTCTGAGAGAGGTCGCCCTGGCCGAAAAGCTTTTCAAAGTTAAGCGGAAACCTTTTACCTCCTCGCATCAGAAAACTGCGTTCAAAATCAGCCAGATCGAGAGTGTTCCGGTCGGATAAACCGGTTTCCAACCCATGTGCCCGGGCCACCGCTTCGAGCACTGTCAGCGGGCGGTCCAAAGTATAGACTCCACGCTGAACAACCTTGCCCAGCATGTAATACCGTTTACTCATGAAGGAAACTGGTGTGATAATCGTGCGTGGCGCGCGACGATATTTCGAAAGCTCATTGTCAATATTGGTCCGGAGTTCATCTATGGTCAGTCCGGCAGCCAGAATGTTTTGCGCTTCGAGGTAGCCGATGCGCCCATCAGGCCCAATGAAAACTTCTGATCGAGCCGTTTCAGGCTGGCCATAAATCAGAAAACTAAGAACATCGCCAGGGCCTAACGTTAAGTGCTTTTGCCAACCACCGCGGTTGGCTGGGTTTATCAGTGAAAAAGAGACGTTTGTGTTCGCAACCTCAACATCGGTTTCATTCGTGTTATGAACCTGAACCACCGAAGTTGGTGCGACGAACAAAGTGTTCGTTCCCTCGGCTTGAGCGTGAGCCGACAACACGCTTAATCCCAGGAATAAAGCCAGACATCCGAGCCAGCGTGGAAATCTGCTTTTCAGCGGTGTGCCCGGTTCGCGGTTCAACACTGCACCGACAAGGTTGCAACGAGCGTGGCGAAGGGTTTCCAGTTGGGAGCGGGTTTCCGCGGCATCCGCTTTTCCACTCTCAGCCAGCCAAAGCAAATTGGGGAGATTTTCGCCCAACAATACTGCCTCGGACATCGAAGCGGGAGGTAACTCGACCAATATCACAAGATTATCGATTTGCTGCCAGTGCGACAAAGCCTCCTGCCATTGCTTGCGGCGCTCCAGATTCCAAACCCAACCGGGCAGGGGGATATGAACCAGCGGTTGCGGATCCGGTCCCGTCAATTGCTGTGTTACTTCTCCCGGAGAAGTCAAGGCACTGGCGTTCAGAGCGGTTGAGGTGTCACTGCCATGCGCATGTCCATTTGACTGAAGCTTGCCGGCATTGTTTTCCGAGCCGTTCACAGGCTTCTGATCAGGATTGGCTGATTTGGCTTTCCCGTCTGTTTCACCATCGACATTTTCGGATTCGGAAACTGTTGAACGGGTCGCAATAGTTAACACGCGAAAACCGCTCATGCTTGCCGCTTCGGCGAGCATGTTTATCCAGGTGGAGCGTCCTTCCCCGGCATTGGAGGAGGTAATTCCACAAACCAACCCTTGATGTGCTGAGGGACTTAAGCGGCCTTGAAGCATGGTCCAGGTGCGGAAAGCCCATCTTTCCTGTGCCGAGGGCCCCTTCTTCCCCAAGTCATCCAAAGTCGCAATCACGGGCAGTTTCGTAACCCGATTTACATCGGCAGCTGTCTTCAAACGGTCATCGGCAACCTCCACGATTAATACCCCTGCAATCGCAACGATCAGGCCAAGGATGCCGCCAAACACCGTGGCTAATGACACCTTCAGCCAGCGTTTATCGGGTGTTATATTTTTCAATGTAGCAAAAGAGTAGTGTTTGACGTTGCCTGGAGGATTTTTCTGAAATGCTTCCGCTTCACGCTTGCGATCTTCCAGTTGCTGACGACTCGCATCGATGGCTTGCAATTTGCGCAGGATGATGTCGTATTCAGGATTGACCAACGGACCACCAGTCCCGGCTGCGATGGCGGGTAGGAGCGATGAACCAGCGGAGCCGGTGGCAGAATTCGTTGCGGCTAAGGCATAGTCCTTTTCATAAGCATTCACCAATTCCTGCGCTGCCTGGACTCTCGGATTGGCCGGGGTAAGCGTGACCAGCAACTTGTCCAGTTCATCCTTGGCCTGCTGCAGTTTGGCGAACGATCTGCTCATGGATAGCGAAGAGGATGCGGTCATTGGCAATTGTGCCTGGTGATTCAGATTCGAAACAGAACCCTGCATTTGATTGAGCTTGTTAACTAAAACACCCGCCCCGGGAACCGTACGACGAACCTGATCTTCCAGGTTGCTGATGTTGCTTTCCATGA encodes:
- a CDS encoding glycoside hydrolase family 9 protein, whose translation is MRKVKSALLGALLFAVTAVSSRAVEATWEYAVQVSANVQSSPAKITLSWPQDTTITPNSYTVYRKTLDANSWSVLSTLPGSATSYVDSSVTVGSAYEYQIVKNTSAYNGYGYIYAGINAPMTESRGKVVLLVDNSFSGSLSNELVRLQQDLTGDGWTVLRHDVSRTASVPSIKSVIQSDYNADPAKVQAVFLFGHIPVPYSGNIVPDGHIPNHQGAWPADVYYGDMTGTWTDNSVNITSADDARNHNVPGDGKFDQSTIPATVKLMVGRVDLANMPGRLTWGGPATFKSELELLRNYLNKDHKFRFNQMSVPRRAIVGDYFGIRDGEAFAASAYRSFAPFFGANNITSLPDKGTWLPTLKDNAYLCAYGCGAGSWTSVGGIGNSGQYNDGTTTDLVNADVKGVFTFVFGSWLGDWDAEDDIMRGVLATSSYGLASAWSGRPHWYMHHMALGQPIGYTARLTQNNANGGLYQTAINSAANNIHIALMGDPTLRLHPVTPVSNLNVSQSGSGVSLSWSASSDSVVGYHVFRSTSMTVPFTRLTDSPVTGTSYTDSSAASGSYIYMVRAVKLETSGSGTYYNPSQGAFVAVGNASTGGGSSDGSNSGSGTVTNTPPPVTGGGNTNSTPSGTVTNVAANVWVDDAAPTGAVLGSYGGDTWNWVSAGPAPFSGTKAVQSSVNSAMHQLYFDWAGKTLNVNSGENLFTYVYLDPANVPSEVMLEWNDGTWNHRAYWGANKIANGTDGTVSRQNMGALPTAGQWARLEVPASKVGLEGSTLRGMTYTLYGGRATWDYSGTSTLSVTNPPSSGGTNGNSGGGTITNTPPPVTNTNTYSVTNSVAWLDDSAPTGAVLGSAGGDSWNWVSTGPAPFSGTKAVQSSVNSAMHQLYFDWAGKTLAVNSGESLYTYVYLDPANVPSEVMLEWNDGTWNHRAYWGANKIANGTDGTVSRQNMGALPTAGQWARLEVPASKVGLEGSTLRGMTYTLYGGRATWDYAGKSSVSVTNTPPVDTGGSNSGSGTVTNTPPPVTGGNTNSTPSGTNVAANVWVDDAAPTGAVLGSYGGDTWNWVSAGPAPFSGTKAVQSSVNSAMHQLYFDWAGKTLNVNSGENLFTYVYLDPANVPSEVMLEWNDGTWNHRAYWGANKIANGTDGTVSRQNMGALPTAGQWARLEVPASKVGLEGSTLRGMTYTLYGGRATWDYSGTSTLSVTNPPSSGGTNGNSGGGTITNTPPPVTGGSTNPPVVITNTPGTVSTVDYTTLALPKAGDNTLHILSPTALELVYINSQPNNSTQPSTWNFANNVPSASKFTVTVDGKQVAVQSVGFKRRPLYAALNSYDLRLENSLYLKLASPVSDNQNVVVKNPDGSVFSSSMQFALQANPLRYSPAIHVNQEGYVPSFPKKAMVGYYAGDMGEMDIPASSGFILVDVNSGAQVFSGSLVVRKDAGWTYTPAPYQKVYQADFSSFKTPGEYQLVVPGMGASLPFMITEGVAMSFARAYALGMYHQRCGTDNAMPYTRFTHGICHASPVSVPSPQSAYSFTWNTIAGYSGGNSTQTAPQLKDEASQLFPFVNKNPIDLKGGHHDAGDYSKYTINVGSLTHYLMFAADSLNGVSDLDNLGIPESGDGISDVLQEAKWEADYLCKLQDSDGGFYFIVYPQNREYESNVTPDNGDNQVVWPKNTSATASAVAALAQCASSPKMKAAYPADAAKYLAKAKLGWQFLMNAVNKYGKNGAYQKITFYGDEFNDADELAWAAVEMYLATGDQSIHQKLLSWFDPSDPATWRWGWVKMFQCYGNAIRSYAFAVKSGRVQASALDATFLAKCQAQVAGAADDAMKWTQMSAYGTSFPDATKAVKAAGWYFSEDQAFDIMVAYQLNQKPEYLDAMVSNLNYEGGSNPVNMTYVTGLGWRRQRIVVSQYAANARHIMPPTGEPIGNVQDGFPYLSSYQSTLRDLCYPSDSTGNFTPFYDRWGDTWNVSTEMVGLNEARGLATTAGLAAMTGTKTQAYTAKAGTIVTPANMPVGKPVTVSFQPPAGYDLNGARIVWEANGQEPAYGSTFTFTPTSNGAQWIEVEAQWPDGRRVFATSDAAAYNNLSTVSVTATDATASRTAQDPGVWTFTRTGDTSQAMTVNFQFSGTAAKWTDYRRPQGDMPESLTIPAGAASATLTINAVSGTTWTGTETATLTISADPSYNLGTSRSASITLN
- a CDS encoding polysaccharide biosynthesis/export family protein, translated to MKSHLSYLWIGLTLALFATGCQHPGPRFNPYELKSAQTLQLETITNAIDSNLLKPPTEPFRLGPGDRVEIEIMDDTTSRTLSVVGPDGKIYFSLLPGLDVWGKTLPETKDLLEKQLAQYYRNQPRVALTLRGVESRRFWMLGRVQTPGVYFMTNSPTLLEGISLAGGTVSYAAQKDLSVANTIDETADLKRSFLIRQGHMLPVDFERLVTKGDLTQNIYLQPDDFIYFPAANARTVYVIGAVGQARAVPYAEGMTMSAAIANSYGTIKDAYLYKVAVIRGSLSQPKVALVNYYDVMAGKTPDVTLEPHDIVYVPFAPYRLIRRFANAALDTFVSSVAINEGIRAVNNNGAALPAGVFIPVGSRITVTPSSSSPAVFTQ
- a CDS encoding SLBB domain-containing protein, with translation MSNHNDLNMGGLLQIDHYGPSDPPAEPGNNSHSKNRQGSMSEKSSGKSRTRKETAPPPPTVDAWIFLEVLLQKWKPIVLTGFIVATIGFLCSFFLLHRTYMATATLMRYQPTITGQFFNPPVLTPDTFAALLKSPELLQMVSTNSRPSVSTEVLNKAVFIKTEPESDIVKVGVKAFNPEVAVNLANLYASNAERFTLELQRREAGAAVENYFREQLTFMESNISNLEDQVRRTVPGAGVLVNKLNQMQGSVSNLNHQAQLPMTASSSLSMSRSFAKLQQAKDELDKLLVTLTPANPRVQAAQELVNAYEKDYALAATNSATGSAGSSLLPAIAAGTGGPLVNPEYDIILRKLQAIDASRQQLEDRKREAEAFQKNPPGNVKHYSFATLKNITPDKRWLKVSLATVFGGILGLIVAIAGVLIVEVADDRLKTAADVNRVTKLPVIATLDDLGKKGPSAQERWAFRTWTMLQGRLSPSAHQGLVCGITSSNAGEGRSTWINMLAEAASMSGFRVLTIATRSTVSESENVDGETDGKAKSANPDQKPVNGSENNAGKLQSNGHAHGSDTSTALNASALTSPGEVTQQLTGPDPQPLVHIPLPGWVWNLERRKQWQEALSHWQQIDNLVILVELPPASMSEAVLLGENLPNLLWLAESGKADAAETRSQLETLRHARCNLVGAVLNREPGTPLKSRFPRWLGCLALFLGLSVLSAHAQAEGTNTLFVAPTSVVQVHNTNETDVEVANTNVSFSLINPANRGGWQKHLTLGPGDVLSFLIYGQPETARSEVFIGPDGRIGYLEAQNILAAGLTIDELRTNIDNELSKYRRAPRTIITPVSFMSKRYYMLGKVVQRGVYTLDRPLTVLEAVARAHGLETGLSDRNTLDLADFERSFLMRGGKRFPLNFEKLFGQGDLSQNIPIEPDDYIFFPSAILQEVYVLGEVRLPGVVPYTSDMTVIGALSARGGFAEKAYKSRVMVIRGSLNHPQAFVVDTRAILDARGQDFQLQSKDIIYVTDRPFSRVEDLLELGITAFLQSMTAQWAGRNIGPLIGTPFIPDF